The sequence below is a genomic window from Felis catus isolate Fca126 chromosome A2, F.catus_Fca126_mat1.0, whole genome shotgun sequence.
TCCTGTGCTTCGTCCCGGAACCGTATGCCTGGACACAACAGACAGACAAACTGGGTGCTCACTCTCGTAGAAACTAACAAAAAGTTCAGGAAATCGGTAAAGGAAGATGACGGGTTTAGAGTGTGATGACCGGCTCCGAAGGAGTGAAACAGGGCCTGGGAGTGTATCAGTTACCCGTCAGTTCcatggctgtgtaacaaattaccccagaACCTAGAGGCTTAAGTCAATGATCAGTCTCCTTTCCTGTGacttctgtgggtcaggaattcagatgTCGCCAAGATGTCACCATCTTATCTGCTCTGCTGTGTCTGGAGCCTCAGGTGGAAGATTCAGGATCCGGGGCCAGAATTACCCAAAGCTCTGTTCACTCAGACATGTTGTTAGAACCCCTATACGTGGCCTCTCCATGTGGTCTTGGCTTCCTATCCTTGCAACTCAGCGCTGGGTTCCGAGGTCCAGTGTCCAGAAAGAGTGTGAGAACATCTGCGTGCCTGGAGCAGAGGTGCTGTCTCTGAGCCCCAGTCTCGGAAATCACACAGCATGACTATCGCCCCATTCTCTTCATTAGAAGCGAGTCCCTGAGCCTGCCCACTCCTGAGGGGTGGGGAAAAGAGGACCTGACCTGCCTTTTGAAGGGACGACTGTCAAAGAATTTGCAAGCGTGTTTTCAAACAGCCATATAGTGATCCacgctgggcagggctggggagaccTCTCCAGGCAGGGGACATTGGAGCTGAGAGGTAAAGGATGTGTAGGAaccctgatgggggggggggccctctggGGCAGAACGTTTCAACAGTGGGAACCGCACGGGCAAAGGTCCTGGAGAACGTTCCCATCTCCCCACAAGATGACTCCTGCCCCTTTGCCATCAGTATCCCTGGCCACCCCAGCCcccgtcccctccctccaccGATCGGACTTCTCACACCTGATCCCGATCAGCTTCGCCTGTGCAAAGTAGGTGCTCAGGTCTGGGGCCCTGAAGAAATCTGGGCCTCTGCACTGGTCGCCAGGGAGGGGCGGGATGCTGGGCTCCAGGGTCAGGGGCTTGAAAGCAGTCCTTCAACCtctgtttactgagcacctactatgtgccaggctcctGATCAGAGGCAGGTGTCGCTTCCCCTGGTTACCTCCCCTGGTGACATGGTGGCCATCCTCCTGGAGTGCCGGCCTGAGTTCGCGGGGCTGTGGCTGGGCCTGGCCAAGGCGGGCGTGGAAGCCACATTGCTCGATGTTAACCTGCGGCGGGAACAGGGGCTTCGATGAGCAGGGCTCTCCGATTAGGGGTGTTCATCTACATGGAGGCCGTCGTCACCCTGAGAGTAACAGGGCAGGCACCCAGAGGGAACCGGTTGGGGAGCAGCCTCCTCACAGCTGTCCCTATGCCTGCGCCTCTTCTCAGTGTGGCCTTGCCCTGAGACCGTGCTCACGTGTGGCGGCCTCTCCTCTCACCGAAGATCTTGCCAGGCTCAGGCTGGCTGCTCTCGTGGGCTGTGGGGTTCAGGCCCGGCCCGGGAGCTCCAGacgcctctctctccctccaagaCTGTCCTGTGGGATTGCTTGTGGCAGGCTCACTGCGCTCCAGGAGAGTGGGGCGGGGCCTTGATCTGTCTCCGCTGCCGTCTCTCCAGGCCCTAGGGCAAAACAGACCGAAGTTCCTGTCACCTAGAGCAGAAAGAGATAGCCCAGGGGCAAGATGGTAGGTCTGGCATTTGACAATGTAAGTGCTGTGTTGATAAGCGCAACAAAGCAGGGaccagagagggggagacggggtggggggggtggtcagtAACAGACGGGTGTCATTTGAGCCACGACCTaagggaagtgggggaggagccgcGTGGATGTTGGCAGAAGAGTGGTCCAGGCAGGGGGCATAGcccatgcaaaggccctggggtgggagcaTGCCAGGTGGTGTCTTCCGGGAAACAGCAAGAAGGGCCCTGTGGCTGgagtgagtgagcaaggggtaggaaaaggagaaggagcgGAAGGAAGATGGAGGGGGAGAAAGGTTAGGTCTGGGTTACCGCTGGGTCTGTCTCGCCCATCGTGGAcctggcacccagtaggtgctcaTCATTTGGGAGGTGAGTGGAAGAATCTGCCTCTGTGTTGGCCGCTACCTCGAGTTCCAGGTTGGGAGCCACGAACACAGTCCGGCCTCTTTGTGTATGGACCTAGTACGTACCGGGCATGCGGCCGGTGCAGATGTGACTTCCCTGGGGGAGCTCACgacccaggggtggggggaacagacCCATGACCGAGTGGCTCCGCACAGGGGCTTTGGTGGGGGAGCACAGAGGATGGGGAGGTTTCCCAAGGTGAACAAGAGAGCATTCCCTGAGCCCAGCCGGTGtctgccccagcctggccccgTTTGGGGGACTGTACGCTTTGATGGGGGAGCAGTGGGCGCAGGGCAGGGGCCGAGCCccggaaggcttcctggaggagatgacGGGGACCCCAGGCTCGGGTGGGTGGAGCATGAGGAGTCCAGGCTGCAGGTGCTCGTGGGGACTGCGGGAGGCTCTGGACGTCCCAGAAGAGAGAAACAAGGACGATCTGTGGTACTTGCGCGTTGCTTGGTCAACAGCCCTCCTCACGCTCTCAGTCCCCCGAGAGACCCAGCAACCAAAGCGTCCTTATCGAAGCCTCGCCGTCCTCGGAGGTGCAGGGATcttcccctctgctttctccagATGGAGAtgctgaggcttggagaggtctCCTGGAGGCCGGGCGGGGCACCCAGTGACGCcgtctcctcccttccccctcccagcgGCCTCTCTGTGCTGATCCGCGTGCGCCTGGAGCTGCGGCGGCACCAGCGTGCCCGCCACACCATCCCACGGATCTTCCAGGTGGTGGCACAGAGGCAGCCTGACCGCCTGGCGCTGGTGGACGCGGGCAGCGGCGTGTGCTGGACCTTTGCGCAGCTGGACGCCTACTCCAATGCCGTGGCCAACCTCTTCTGCCGGCTGGGCTTCACTCCAGGTGACGTGGTGGCCATCCTCCTGGAGGGCCGGCCCGAGTTCGTGGGGCTGTGGCTGGGCCTGGCCAAGGCGGGCGTGGAAGCCGCGCTGCTCAATGTGAACCTGCGGCGGGAGCCCCTGGCCTTCTGCCTGGGCACCTCGGGTGCCAAGGCGCTCATCTTCGGAGGGGAGCTGGCAGCAGGTGAGGCCGGGCGCAGCTGGCATCCTgaggggggtggtgcctggggcCTTCCGGGGGGTGGGGCGGCGAGATGGCGTGGTACATCCCAGGCCGCCCTTGACCGTGACGTCTGTTCTGGGCTACAGCGGTGGCCGAGGTGAGCGGACAGCTGGGGAAGAGTCTGCTCAAGTTCTGCTCTGGAGAACTGGGGCCTGAGGGCATCCTGCCGGACGCCCGACTCCTGGACCCGTTGCTGAAGGAGGCCTCCACCGCCCCCCTGGCACAGCCCCCTGACAAGGGAATGGATGGTGAGGCTGGCACGGGACACCCGCCTTCCTTCGGCTGccagtgccccccgccccccaccccctcatcctCGGACCCCAACACATGCGTCTCCTGCAGATCGACTCTTCTACATCTACACGTCGGGGACCACGGGGCTGCCCAAGGCCGCCATTGTAGTGCACAGCAGGTGAGGGGGGCCCGTGGGCATCACCCCAGCTTTGGAGAGTGACTCCCGCTCGCCTCTACGGCCGACCCCTTCCCTCCGCTCTTGTTGGGATCTTGGGGACATTTCTGTCTTCACCCCGCGGAAGACCCACGGCCCATCTCAGGACAGTGCCGCTCCGTCCGCGGGAGGGTCTCAAATCCTAAACcagaccgcccccccccgcccccccctcccgtGCCGGACTTCCCTGTACCTGGCTTGGCCCTCAGAGTAAAATCCACGCCCGCGTTGCGCACCCCCTGCCaattctcattttcctcctctccacccctcgCTCCAGCCCTCTCAGCTCCTTACGCTTCCTCAACTCGGCCAGGGCCCTTCTGCCctccgggcctttgcacaggctgcgCTCTCCACCAGGGCGCTCTTTAGCTCAGCCCCCATAGCCCTTTCTCACCAGATCTCAGCTCGTGTGTCACCTCCCCACACCTCTCTGGCTGTCAGCCCCTCTCCGTGTCCCTGCTCTCTGCTGTGTCTCTGCTGCAGGTTCGGCTCCCGCCCGCCCCCCGCTGTGAGCTGGGCTGGCTCTGCCTGGGTCCctgctgtgtcccctcccccgccacagATTCCCCCCACTCCCATACCTTGGAGGACATAAGCCCCAGCCCCTGcactcccgcccccaccccccgcaggtACTACCGCATCGCAGCCTTCGGCCACTACGCCTACAGCATGCAGGTGGCAGACGTGCTCTATGACTGCCTGCCCCTGTACCACACGGCAGGTACTGTGGGCAggccgggcgggggtggggcagggactgGGGATCCCTCACCGAGCCCGCCCTCTGCAGGCAACATCATGGGCGTGGGACAGTGTCTCCTCTACGGGCTGACGGTGGTCCTCCGCAAGAAGTTCTCAGCCAGCCGCTTCTGGGATGACTGCGTCAAGTACAACTGCACGgtcaggccccgcccctcccgcgcGCTGCCCCGCCCTCCACCTGCAGGCCCTCCGCTGTGGGGCAGCCACTCCCCCGACCCCCTGTTCTCCAGGGCCCCGGAGGGGGACCGGAAGGTGGCCCGTGCTTCTTGAGCACGTGCTCCGTGTCAGCCCCAGGCTAACCTTACTTCCCATGCAAACTCCATGGACTCTTAGGACTGCTTGAGAGTGGGCAGAGGCATCGCAGAGGCCATTGTGCAGGTGGGGAAATTGAGGCCTGTAACGCATCTGGAATTGGGGCCAGGCTGCCTGAGTTGTCTAACGCGCTGCCCTGGGCCCCAGCAGCCTTCCCTGCTGGTGGCTGCAGGAAATGAGGCCTGTGGGTGCAGTCACCGCCCTGCGCTGGTTAAGGCCACAAGGTGTGAGGCTCAGGTGGGGTGAGGACATCCACAGTCCTgtagaaaatggggggggggcgctagGACCCggtccttcctctcttctcccctccacgTTGAGAGGAAACCAGGCTGCGGATTTCAGGGTCCcgatgaaaatagaaatacaggtGCAATCACCTGCCTCCAGGaagaaggggtgaggggaggagagaatgggatGTGTCCGGGGACTGGCAAGTTGGCAGGTGCCCACCTCACCTTGGATgggtggggcccagagaggttaggccagctgcccaggtcacacagctaggcagggtggggggctctgGGTTGGCATCTTGGGGGTCTTTGGGGGGCAGTGACTGATTTGctctccttttgaggattttccGTTTTTCCTTGCGGGCAGCCCTTGAGGAACGTTGTTAAACCAAGTCTTGAAGTGCCAGCGGGTCTGTTTGATCCACTTGATTATTGAGAGTTGTGAATACAGATCACCCCCCACCGCTTTCTGAAAGTTCGAGTGACAGTGCTTTGCTTTGGGGAAAGACCTACATCAGTACCTGATTTCACTAAGGAGGATTTTCTCTTTTGCACCTGTCACTGGCCCCAGGGGCCTTCAAACACCCCATCCTGCCCCCTCtagccccacccacatccctccttCCGCATCCTTGTGAAACAACCCCCAGAGAGCAGTGTGTTTCCTACATCGATGTTTCTGGAAAACCTCTGAAAGATGAGGACTGTTTTGCTTTTGAGGCAAAATTCGTatgaaataaacctttttttttattttttattttttaacgtttattcatttttgagacagggagagacagagcatgaacaggggagggtcagagaaagagggagacacagaatttgaaacaggctccaggctctgagctgtcagcacagagcccgacgcggggctcgaactcacagaccgcgagatcatggcctgagccgaagtcggacgtccaaccgactgagccacccaggcgccccgaaataaaccatttttaaagcGGACAGTTAGTGACCCTTAGTGCATTCACcatgttgtgtaaccatcacctctaattccagaacatttccatcacaccTGAAGGAAAACCCGGTATCAGCAGTCAATCCCCAGCCTggtcccccccgccccgtgcctgGGGTAGCCACTAATTTGCTCTCTAtctttatggatttgcctgtCCTAGACCTTTCTTGTAAGTGGGATCAGATACTGTGTGGTTTTTTGTGTCTAGTGAGGGCTGTTTCTAGAACAAAAGAcgtgaaagcagggtcttgaagagcTGTTTGCACACAAAGGTTCACAGCAGCGCTATTTACAACGGCTGAAACATGGAAGCCAACGGGGCTgccggagggggagggggtggggacccAGCGTCCAGTGGGGACAGAGTCTCGGTTCTCCAAGACGAAAGGAGTTCCGGTGGATGGTGATGGCTGGCTcccagtgtgaatgtacttaatactacCGAGCTGTGCACTTAAAAGTGCTTCAGATGGTCAATTTTAGGTATATGTGAAtgcaacaagaaaagaaaaaaaaaaaacccgtaagCTCAGCACCTCCATCACAGCCAAAAAGTGACAGTGACCCCCGCAGTGTCATCAGGAATCCAGGCACCGGCTCAATCCCCAGGGACTCGCCTTGTCAAAAAGGTGGTCTTTCTTTCCCCTGTTTCTAGAATGCGGACAAAATCCGTTTTTAGAGGAGACCCACACATTTCCACGTCGATGTGTCTCATGGGAATCCGTTCATCTGTAGGAAcctcttgtttctctttttttccccatcttgtaTTTACTGAAGAAAGGAAGTTGCTTGTCCTGTAGTATTTTCCCGATCTGGAGACCGTGTCTCTTAACGTGTTCCTCTGTCCCTGGCATTTCCTGTCCATTGGGAGTTGTTGGGTCTAGCACAGTGTTTCTCCACCATGATGCTTGGGATATTTGGGGCTGGATCAGTCTCTGCTCTGGGGGCCATCCTGTGCACTGCAGGATATTGACAGGCATTCCTGACCTGACATCACTAGAGGCCAAGAGCATCCCacgcatccccccccccaccccgagtcgTGACCGTTCAAAATGCATCCAGATGTTGCCAGGTGTTCTGGGGGGACAGAATTGCCTGTGGTTGAGAACCCCTGGTCTAGATATTTGATCAGCTTCAAGTTCAACTTTTTTGGCAAGTATTCCTCGTCGGTGGTGCTGTGCCCTCCCACTGGGAGGCCCGTGGTGTCAGGTGGTCCCCCTCTTTGTCCTTGACATGCTGTGCTGCATCGGGCATCATTCACCGTCTCTGGACCCTTGGTAGTCTGTTTCTAAGAAGGGGAATTTCTGTGTCTAAAAGAAGGTACGTGCTAAATACTGAGGGGCTCTTTAAGGAATAGAGGACGGAATCCTCAGAGGTCAAGGACTCAGAGGTTTAACAAGGACATTGACAAAACCACTGCATGCATTTGGGTTCGGAAATCCCATCCCTTGGCTGTTGGACAGGGAAACTGCTTGGCTGCTGTTGACTTGCAGCGGTGGCCCCAGGACCAAACAACAGTCCATGCGTCCTCAGGGGAGGCAGCGGGCTGTTATTTAGAGCCCCActtccggggctcctgggtggctcagttggttaagcattcgatttcggctcgggtcatgatctccctgttcgtgggttcgagccccacgtcgggctctgcactgacagctcggagcctggagcctgcttcggattctgtgtctccctctgtctctgcccctcccctgctcacgctctgtctctgtctctctctctcaaaaataaacaaacattagaaccCCACTTTCTTCGCTGTGTAGCAGCAGACGGGCAGGGGACAGGTGACTCCACCCCTCCTCATCCCTGGGGGGGCTGAATGTGTGGtgcctgtgtctctccctgcccaCTGGGGTGAGTGCATCTAGTATACAAGGTCACCCTGATGCGGGGGAGTTGTAGCAGGGTCCCTGGTCGATGATCTGCTCCCAGCCTCTATCTAGGTGCCACCGTGCAGGCTGGAGGTGTTGGCATAGGCCATCTGATGACTGCCTCTCTGAGCTGACCTGAGTTGTCTTCCCTTCAGCCCTGGGTCTGTCCCGGGGTCCAGGCAGAGGTAAAGATCAGCTGTTTGCTTTCAGCGTGACACAGACTCAGGGCCatggttggtgggggggggggggtggtgtcatGGTCTCCCTCCACTGCCTCAATCGTGGCTGGGttgtccctcccctggcctgaAGAGGACAGCTGAGAGCTGGCCAGAGCATGGCTGCGACTGCCTGGTGATGGTTTGGAGGGCGGTACTTGGGCAGTTGACGGGAGCCAAAACCCTAACCTAAGCCCTGGCTTCTTGAAGAAGGGGATTTATGAGCTCATGGGCCTGAGAAGGCTACATGGGGACAGCTTCAGGCACGGCCTGATCCAGgaggtgctctgtctctgtccatttctggtttttctcCTTCCTAGGTGTGCAGCTTCCTTCTCAGCCCTGTTTCTTCTGGCAGGGTTTCAGCAGCTCAGGTAGCGACAGTCTGGGGCTGATTCTCATTGGCCTAATTCTGGTCATGTGCTCACCCTTGAACCAATTACTAGCTGGGGACGGACTGGGCTGGTTGGCCCCGCTGTGTCTTAGGTTGGCGTGGGCTGGGCCCCCGGCAAAAGCACTGACCTGAGCCTAGGGACCGCGGGAGAGAACTCCCCACCTTCAGGCCCTGACCTTGCCCCATCCTGGGCTTGCCTCGTGTCCCGCAGCTGATGATCTTGGACGGGCCATTTCCCTCTGTGAATCTCATGCCTTCCTGTCCCGCGTGGCGTGTTGGGAGAATTAAACGGATGAGCTCTGTGTTTGGCGGTAGAATACTCAGCACATGTGTTTATTCATCAGGGATTCAACAAGCACTGTGCAGGGAATGCCTCTCCGCGGCAGTGATATTTGGCCCAAACCCTGGGGACCCAGATGCATCCCTGGGGAAGGATTTTCGCTCCAGGCAGCGggcacagcatgtgcaaaggccctgaggaggaGCCCTGTGTGGCACAGGGTGTtggtgggaaagggaaggaggggaggcagtgggggccgggggggggggcgaaggGAATTGACCACTGGCAgaaatttggactttatcctgttGGTGAGGGGACGCTGTGAACACTTTGGAGCTGTAATGATCAACTTGGCGCTTCATCCTGAGCGTGCAACTGTTTCGTTCACACTCAGGCCGCGATGCCCAGATTCAAATCAAGCACTCACTTACCAGCTTTGGTCTGGTTACTTACTGTCTGTGACCCCTAGTAAAATTGGGTAATCCTTAGGAAGGCAAACCTCAGATAAGGACTTGAAGGCACCTGGGGTATCTGGGAGAtgactcacccccccccccccccccggggtggaCCCTTGAGACGGGGAGGGAAGGAGCCCTgcggagggggggcggggcgctgAGGTTCGGGTCAGAGAGGCAGCGTGGGGATGGACGGAGCGCGGAGGGGCACGGGAGACGCTGACCGCGTCCTCTCGGCCCCTGCCCCTGGCGTGGATTCGGGCGAGGGGCAGGCGTAAACGGCCTGGGCTGTTTTGTTACCATCGTCCTTTAAGAGCGCTTTGTTCCTAGCGCCCAGGTTGGAGGGGCGGCTCGGGGGCTGGGGCCCGGCGTGGC
It includes:
- the SLC27A1 gene encoding long-chain fatty acid transport protein 1 isoform X3, which codes for MRAPGAGSASVVSLVLLWLLGLPWTWSAAAALGVYVGGGGWRFLRIVCKTARRDLFGLSVLIRVRLELRRHQRARHTIPRIFQVVAQRQPDRLALVDAGSGVCWTFAQLDAYSNAVANLFCRLGFTPGDVVAILLEGRPEFVGLWLGLAKAGVEAALLNVNLRREPLAFCLGTSGAKALIFGGELAAAVAEVSGQLGKSLLKFCSGELGPEGILPDARLLDPLLKEASTAPLAQPPDKGMDDRLFYIYTSGTTGLPKAAIVVHSRYYRIAAFGHYAYSMQVADVLYDCLPLYHTAGNIMGVGQCLLYGLTVVLRKKFSASRFWDDCVKYNCTVVQYIGEICRYLLKQPVREAEGRHRVRLAVGNGLRPAIWEEFTERFGVRQIGEFYGATECNCSIANVDGKVGSCGFNSRILPHVYPIRLVKVNEDTMELLRDAQGLCIPCQAGEPGLLVGQINQQDPLRRFDGYISESATSKKIAHSVFRKGDSAYLSGTFKIQKTRLQHEGFDPRQTSDRLFFLDLKQGHYLPLDQSVYTRICSGAFAL